The proteins below come from a single Cetobacterium somerae ATCC BAA-474 genomic window:
- the hemC gene encoding hydroxymethylbilane synthase, which produces MKEKIVIGSRGSILALAQSEMIKGRLEKNFPELKFEIKVIVTSGDKDLVSNWNNSDKSLKSFFTKEIEHELLDGTVDLAVHSMKDMPIVSPPGLICGATPDREDNRDVIVSRSGKKLLELPEGAIVGTSSLRRTMGLKNLRPDLEIKQLRGNIHTRLRKLDEGQYDAILLAAAGLKRVGLRDRITEELDYDLMMPAPAQGALHIQCRENDEFVKNILKSIHNPEIEKIVEIEREFSKIFDGGCHTPMGCTGEKFDGKIFLRGVYCQDDIMYKAEVLEDEVLGKEIAHKLAAKIREKING; this is translated from the coding sequence ATGAAAGAAAAAATCGTAATAGGAAGTAGAGGAAGCATATTAGCTTTAGCTCAGAGTGAAATGATAAAAGGAAGATTAGAGAAGAATTTTCCAGAGTTAAAATTTGAAATAAAGGTTATAGTAACAAGTGGAGATAAAGATTTAGTTAGTAACTGGAATAATAGTGATAAATCTTTAAAAAGCTTTTTTACAAAAGAGATTGAACACGAATTGTTAGACGGAACTGTAGATTTAGCAGTTCATTCAATGAAAGATATGCCAATAGTTTCTCCGCCAGGTTTAATTTGTGGAGCAACTCCTGATAGAGAAGATAATAGGGATGTTATTGTATCAAGAAGTGGAAAAAAGTTATTAGAGCTTCCAGAAGGAGCTATTGTAGGAACTAGTTCATTGAGAAGAACCATGGGATTAAAAAACTTAAGACCAGATTTAGAGATAAAACAATTAAGAGGAAATATTCATACAAGACTTAGAAAACTAGATGAAGGTCAGTATGATGCTATTCTTTTAGCAGCAGCAGGATTAAAAAGAGTTGGATTAAGAGATAGAATAACTGAAGAGTTAGATTATGATTTAATGATGCCAGCTCCAGCTCAAGGAGCACTTCATATTCAATGTAGAGAAAACGATGAGTTTGTAAAAAATATCTTAAAATCTATTCATAATCCAGAAATAGAAAAAATTGTAGAGATAGAAAGAGAGTTTTCTAAGATATTTGATGGAGGATGTCATACACCGATGGGATGTACAGGGGAAAAATTTGATGGTAAGATTTTTTTAAGAGGTGTGTACTGCCAAGATGATATTATGTATAAAGCAGAAGTATTAGAAGATGAAGTATTAGGAAAAGAGATAGCACACAAATTAGCTGCAAAAATAAGGGAGAAAATAAATGGTTAA
- a CDS encoding NAD(P)/FAD-dependent oxidoreductase has translation MRYDVVVIGGGPAGLAAAKSAYENGAKNIVILERDKELGGILQQCIHNGFGLHRFKEELTGPEYAQKYIEFVKQYPIDIKLETMVLNISKDRIVSMINPIDGYQEIEAGSVILAMGCRERTRGAIAIPGERPSGIFTAGAAQRYINMEGYMVGKKALILGSGDIGLIMARRMTLEGAKVEAVVELMPFSGGLNRNIVQCLDDFNIPLLLSHTVVDIKGKDRLEKVVIAKVDENRKPIPGTEVEYECDTLLLSVGLIPENDLSKEAGVILDNRTNGPIVNNSMETSIPGVFACGNVVHVHDLVDFVSEEGERAGKFAACYIAEENCKLENVSNIKNGNGIVYTVPQVINLDNLQNKLEIFMRVNNIYKNKKIVVREGDNIIASFKRAHLAPGEMEKVLLPEVLLKRISKDIVIELQEV, from the coding sequence ATGAGATATGATGTTGTTGTTATTGGTGGAGGTCCTGCTGGTCTTGCTGCTGCTAAATCAGCTTATGAAAATGGTGCTAAAAATATCGTTATTTTAGAAAGAGATAAAGAGCTAGGTGGTATTTTACAACAATGTATCCACAATGGTTTTGGACTTCATAGATTCAAAGAGGAGTTAACTGGTCCTGAATATGCTCAGAAATATATTGAATTTGTTAAACAATACCCTATTGATATTAAACTAGAAACTATGGTTTTAAATATCTCTAAAGATAGAATTGTTTCTATGATTAATCCTATAGATGGATATCAAGAGATTGAGGCTGGATCTGTAATTTTAGCTATGGGATGTAGAGAAAGAACTAGAGGAGCTATTGCTATTCCTGGTGAAAGACCTTCTGGAATATTTACAGCTGGTGCTGCTCAAAGATATATAAATATGGAAGGGTATATGGTAGGAAAAAAAGCTTTAATTCTAGGAAGTGGAGATATCGGTCTTATTATGGCTAGAAGAATGACTTTAGAAGGTGCGAAAGTAGAAGCTGTAGTAGAGTTAATGCCATTTTCTGGTGGATTAAATAGAAATATCGTTCAATGTCTTGATGATTTTAACATTCCATTACTTCTATCTCACACTGTTGTTGATATTAAAGGAAAAGACAGACTCGAAAAAGTGGTTATTGCAAAAGTAGACGAAAATAGAAAACCTATCCCTGGTACTGAAGTTGAATATGAGTGTGACACACTTCTTTTATCAGTTGGACTTATTCCTGAAAATGATTTATCTAAGGAAGCTGGTGTTATTTTAGATAATAGAACTAACGGTCCTATTGTTAATAACTCAATGGAAACAAGTATTCCTGGTGTTTTTGCTTGTGGAAATGTAGTTCATGTTCATGATCTCGTAGATTTCGTTAGTGAAGAGGGCGAAAGAGCAGGAAAATTTGCAGCATGCTACATAGCCGAAGAAAATTGTAAATTAGAAAATGTTTCTAATATAAAAAATGGTAACGGTATTGTTTATACTGTTCCTCAAGTTATTAATTTAGATAATCTACAAAACAAATTAGAAATTTTCATGAGAGTAAATAATATATATAAAAATAAAAAAATTGTAGTTAGAGAAGGAGATAATATTATTGCTAGCTTCAAAAGAGCTCACCTAGCTCCAGGGGAGATGGAAAAAGTTCTTCTTCCTGAGGTACTATTAAAAAGAATTTCTAAAGATATTGTTATTGAGCTACAGGAGGTATAG
- the cobA gene encoding uroporphyrinogen-III C-methyltransferase, whose protein sequence is MVNNKMGKVYIIGAGCGNIDLLTLKGKRCIEEADCVVYDRLIDPKVLKLAKADAEMIYLGKGNTEGGVIQDEINKTLAKKALEGKVVARVKGGDPFVFGRGGEEIEEIVKYSIPFEIIPGISSSIAVPEYAGIPVTHRGLARSFHVFTGHTMENGEWHDFSTIAKLDGTLVFLMGIKNLDLITGDLIKNGKNPKTPVAVIEKGTSENQRVTVGTLEDIVERAKSEKIVPPAITIIGDVVNMRETFKWFENQPLSGKKVLVTRDTNQSQEFSEKLRIQGATVRELPFIKIENAYNFDEKDLKNYSALLFNSPNGVKYFMENIKDIRSLGHLKIGVVGAKTDELLREYKIIPDFIPEKYMGTELAKEVQNYTKENDKVLFITSDISPANCEKWSEEYNRKFEKLVVYKTGKHIYSKDEVENVLNEIEYITFLSSSTVEAFNESIQGDLKLLEDKKIVSIGPVTTKTLNELGYNVALEAKVFDVDGVIAVIGEK, encoded by the coding sequence ATGGTTAATAATAAAATGGGGAAAGTTTACATAATAGGAGCAGGTTGTGGAAATATAGATCTTTTAACTTTGAAAGGAAAGAGATGCATAGAGGAAGCTGACTGCGTAGTATATGATAGATTGATAGACCCGAAAGTGTTGAAGTTAGCTAAAGCAGATGCAGAAATGATATATTTAGGTAAAGGAAATACTGAAGGTGGAGTAATTCAGGATGAAATAAATAAAACGCTGGCTAAAAAGGCTTTAGAGGGAAAAGTTGTAGCAAGGGTAAAAGGTGGAGATCCTTTTGTTTTTGGAAGAGGTGGAGAAGAGATAGAGGAAATAGTTAAATACTCTATTCCTTTTGAAATTATACCTGGAATAAGCTCTTCAATAGCTGTACCAGAGTATGCAGGAATTCCAGTTACACATAGAGGACTAGCAAGATCATTCCATGTATTTACAGGACATACAATGGAAAATGGAGAATGGCATGATTTTTCGACTATAGCTAAATTAGATGGAACTTTAGTATTTTTAATGGGGATTAAAAACCTAGATTTAATAACAGGTGATTTAATAAAAAATGGTAAAAATCCTAAAACTCCAGTAGCAGTAATAGAAAAGGGAACAAGTGAAAACCAAAGAGTAACTGTTGGAACTTTAGAAGATATTGTAGAAAGAGCTAAATCTGAAAAGATTGTTCCACCTGCTATAACAATAATTGGTGATGTTGTAAACATGAGAGAAACTTTTAAATGGTTTGAAAATCAACCTCTTTCTGGAAAAAAAGTGTTAGTGACAAGAGACACTAATCAATCACAAGAGTTTAGTGAAAAATTAAGAATACAAGGAGCTACTGTAAGAGAGCTACCTTTTATAAAAATAGAAAATGCTTATAATTTTGATGAAAAAGATTTAAAAAATTATAGTGCTCTTTTGTTTAACTCTCCAAATGGGGTGAAGTACTTTATGGAAAACATAAAGGATATAAGATCTTTAGGTCATCTAAAAATTGGTGTTGTTGGAGCTAAAACAGATGAGCTATTAAGAGAATATAAAATAATACCAGATTTTATTCCAGAGAAATATATGGGAACAGAGTTAGCAAAAGAAGTACAAAATTATACAAAAGAAAATGATAAGGTGTTATTTATAACTTCAGATATCTCTCCTGCTAATTGTGAAAAATGGAGTGAGGAATATAATAGAAAATTTGAAAAATTAGTAGTGTACAAGACTGGAAAACATATCTATTCTAAAGATGAAGTAGAGAATGTATTAAATGAAATAGAGTATATAACTTTTTTAAGTTCATCAACAGTTGAAGCATTTAATGAGAGTATCCAAGGAGATTTAAAATTATTAGAGGATAAAAAGATTGTGTCAATAGGACCAGTTACTACAAAAACTTTAAATGAATTAGGATATAACGTGGCTTTAGAAGCAAAAGTTTTTGATGTTGATGGAGTAATTGCAGTAATAGGAGAGAAATAA
- the hemB gene encoding porphobilinogen synthase produces the protein MFNRTRRLRSSQVMRNLVKNIDFTLDNLIYPLFIEEGENIKVEIPSMKGQYRISIDRLEEELVELKDLGIKSLLLFGIPKKKDPVGSEGYNDKGIVQEAIRFIKSKFPEFLVVTDVCLCEYTSHGHCGILRGEELLNDETLKLLQKVALSHAKAGADMVAPSDMMDGRIKAIREILDENGFINLPIMAYSVKYASAYYGPFRDAADSAPAFGDRKTYQMDFRNSKDYLIEVENDILEGADIIMVKPGMPYLDVVKGVADAISNPVAIYNVSGEYSMVKAAAENGWIDEEKIVMENMYAMRRAGADIIITYHAKDIAKWLKRGVN, from the coding sequence ATGTTTAATAGAACTAGAAGACTAAGAAGTTCTCAAGTTATGAGAAATTTAGTGAAAAATATAGATTTTACTTTAGATAATCTAATCTATCCACTATTCATAGAAGAGGGAGAAAATATAAAAGTTGAAATTCCATCGATGAAGGGGCAGTATAGAATATCAATAGATAGACTAGAAGAGGAACTAGTAGAATTAAAAGATTTAGGAATAAAATCATTGCTTTTATTTGGAATTCCTAAAAAGAAAGATCCAGTAGGAAGTGAAGGATACAATGATAAAGGGATAGTTCAAGAGGCGATAAGATTTATCAAATCTAAATTTCCAGAATTTTTAGTTGTTACAGATGTGTGTTTATGTGAATATACATCTCATGGACATTGTGGAATCTTAAGAGGAGAGGAGTTACTAAATGATGAGACTTTAAAACTTTTACAAAAAGTAGCTCTTTCTCATGCTAAAGCAGGGGCAGATATGGTGGCACCATCAGATATGATGGATGGTAGAATAAAAGCTATAAGAGAGATATTAGATGAAAATGGATTTATAAATTTACCAATTATGGCATATAGTGTAAAATATGCATCAGCTTATTATGGACCATTTAGAGATGCAGCTGATTCAGCTCCAGCGTTTGGAGATAGAAAGACATATCAAATGGATTTTAGAAATTCTAAAGATTATTTAATAGAAGTTGAAAATGATATTTTAGAGGGTGCTGATATAATAATGGTAAAACCTGGAATGCCTTATTTAGATGTAGTTAAGGGAGTAGCAGATGCTATATCAAATCCAGTTGCTATTTATAATGTAAGTGGTGAATATTCTATGGTAAAAGCAGCAGCAGAAAATGGCTGGATAGATGAAGAAAAAATAGTTATGGAAAACATGTATGCTATGAGAAGAGCTGGAGCAGATATTATAATAACATACCATGCTAAAGATATAGCAAAATGGTTAAAAAGAGGTGTAAATTAA
- a CDS encoding NAD(P)/FAD-dependent oxidoreductase, whose product MYDILIIGAGIIGTGIARELSKYKLKVAVLEKDTDVANETTKANSAIVHGGYDAKEGSLMAKLNVLGNSLYEDLCNELSVPFKRNGSLVLAFNDEEVEHLNVLYNRGIINKVPGLAIINQEKLREIEPNVDEKAIAALHCASAGIVSPWEFAEALMDNAVENGVELFLNTEVENIEKTDDIFHIYTNTGVFHGKYVINCTGVHADIIHKMIAPESFKILPRKGEYFVLDKNQGKRVNQTVFQCPSKLGKGILVTPTVHGNLLVGPDAQDIDNRYDVSTATDRLEYIKFKGSHSIKDINFRENIRTFAGIRAESDRGDFIVEESSIKGFFDIAGIKSPGLSAAPAIALAAIDLLKDSGAHLIKKEDFVTPRKHTLFMHLSPEEKAKKIKEDNRFGRIICRCEMITEGEIVEAIHRPVKATTMDAVKRRCRPGSGRCQGGFCGPRVQEIIARELNKNIKDVILDKANSYILIEELKK is encoded by the coding sequence ATGTATGATATTTTAATCATTGGTGCTGGTATTATTGGAACTGGTATCGCTAGAGAGCTTTCTAAATACAAATTAAAAGTTGCAGTTTTAGAAAAAGATACTGATGTAGCTAATGAAACTACTAAAGCTAACAGTGCAATTGTTCATGGAGGATACGACGCTAAAGAAGGTTCTCTTATGGCTAAATTAAATGTTTTAGGTAACTCTTTATATGAAGATTTATGCAATGAACTTTCTGTTCCTTTTAAACGTAATGGTTCCCTTGTATTAGCATTTAATGATGAAGAGGTTGAACATCTTAATGTACTTTACAACAGAGGTATCATAAATAAAGTTCCTGGCTTAGCTATTATCAACCAAGAGAAACTAAGAGAAATCGAACCAAATGTTGATGAAAAAGCTATTGCTGCACTACACTGCGCTTCTGCTGGAATTGTTTCACCTTGGGAGTTTGCTGAAGCCCTTATGGATAATGCTGTTGAAAATGGTGTTGAATTATTTTTAAATACAGAAGTTGAAAATATTGAAAAAACAGATGACATTTTTCATATATATACAAACACAGGAGTTTTCCATGGAAAATATGTAATTAATTGTACTGGAGTTCACGCTGATATTATTCATAAAATGATTGCACCTGAATCATTTAAAATATTACCAAGAAAAGGAGAATATTTTGTCTTAGATAAAAATCAAGGAAAAAGAGTAAATCAAACTGTTTTTCAATGTCCTTCTAAACTTGGAAAAGGAATACTTGTAACTCCAACAGTTCATGGAAATTTACTTGTTGGTCCTGATGCTCAAGATATTGATAACAGATACGATGTTTCTACAGCTACTGATAGACTTGAGTATATTAAATTCAAAGGAAGTCACTCTATAAAAGATATTAACTTTAGAGAAAATATTAGAACGTTTGCTGGAATTAGAGCAGAATCAGATAGAGGCGATTTTATTGTTGAAGAATCATCTATTAAAGGCTTCTTTGATATTGCAGGAATAAAATCACCTGGATTATCTGCTGCACCTGCCATTGCTTTAGCAGCTATTGATTTATTGAAAGATAGTGGTGCTCATCTTATAAAAAAAGAGGATTTTGTTACACCTAGAAAGCATACTCTTTTCATGCATCTTTCACCTGAAGAAAAGGCTAAAAAAATTAAAGAGGATAATAGATTTGGTAGAATAATTTGTAGATGTGAAATGATTACTGAAGGTGAGATTGTTGAAGCAATTCATAGACCTGTTAAGGCTACAACAATGGACGCAGTTAAAAGAAGATGTAGACCTGGCTCTGGTAGATGTCAAGGTGGTTTCTGTGGACCTAGAGTTCAAGAAATTATTGCTAGAGAGTTAAATAAAAATATTAAAGACGTTATCTTAGATAAAGCTAATTCTTATATTCTAATAGAGGAGTTGAAAAAATAA
- a CDS encoding DUF1667 domain-containing protein → MKEMICILCPMGCHLNIDIENDYKVTGNSCPKGAVYGKEELIAPKRVVTSIVRVSGGIHHMVPVKTDKPIPKELIFQCMELLKDIKIQSPQKIGAVVLNNILGTDANIVLTRDI, encoded by the coding sequence ATGAAAGAGATGATATGTATTTTATGCCCTATGGGATGCCATTTAAATATAGATATTGAAAATGATTATAAAGTTACTGGGAACTCATGTCCTAAAGGAGCAGTTTATGGTAAAGAGGAGCTCATTGCTCCTAAAAGAGTTGTTACTTCTATCGTTAGAGTAAGTGGAGGAATTCATCATATGGTTCCTGTTAAAACAGATAAACCTATCCCAAAAGAATTAATTTTCCAATGTATGGAACTTTTAAAAGATATTAAAATCCAATCACCACAAAAAATTGGAGCAGTTGTTTTAAATAATATTTTAGGAACTGATGCTAATATAGTTTTAACTAGAGATATCTAG
- a CDS encoding precorrin-2 dehydrogenase/sirohydrochlorin ferrochelatase family protein, whose translation MESKKSFFPLFIDLTNKSCLVVGGGNIAARKIKSLVDYGARVIVIAPFILPEILELDVEIEKRDFKAGDIKDKFLVVAATNDEKLNEMIVDLCEDNNILVNNITSKVYMSARFTAHIDSDDYQIAISAKGNPRESVKLKKELIEYLKNRKD comes from the coding sequence ATGGAAAGTAAAAAATCTTTTTTTCCACTATTTATAGATTTAACTAATAAAAGTTGTTTAGTTGTAGGAGGGGGGAACATAGCTGCAAGAAAGATAAAAAGTCTTGTAGATTATGGTGCTAGAGTTATTGTAATAGCTCCATTTATACTTCCTGAAATCTTAGAGTTAGATGTGGAGATTGAAAAAAGAGATTTTAAAGCTGGAGATATAAAAGATAAATTCTTAGTTGTCGCAGCAACTAATGATGAAAAGTTAAATGAAATGATAGTTGATTTATGTGAGGATAATAATATACTTGTAAATAATATAACATCAAAAGTATATATGTCAGCTAGATTTACTGCTCATATAGATAGTGATGACTATCAGATTGCAATTTCAGCAAAAGGAAATCCTAGAGAATCTGTTAAATTAAAAAAAGAGTTAATAGAGTATCTTAAAAATAGAAAAGACTAG
- the hemA gene encoding glutamyl-tRNA reductase produces the protein MYFKHFIVFGISHKNLDLYQRENFIQNDPTSVVERLFKEKKIVGYVNLSTCLRVEYYLDLDKNYSVADFQKDIGLKDIFIKQGHDAVNYLFRVTCGFESVIKGEDQILAQIKKAQLTSMENKISSSNINVIFNKAIELGKKFRNKSKICHNALSLEAISLKFIKNRVSELKDKKILILGVGDLARDIMELITKEEYKSLTITNRSYHKALEVSNIYNADVISFENKLEEVAKSDVIISATSAPHAIIKKEEIQPLLNKNKEYVFLDLAVPRDIEEELNELKNINLYNIDDVWGVYYENLENRENLLTKYEYMLGEQMINLKKWFEYKEGIA, from the coding sequence ATGTATTTTAAACATTTTATTGTTTTTGGAATAAGTCATAAAAATTTGGATTTATATCAAAGAGAGAATTTTATACAAAATGACCCCACTTCTGTAGTTGAAAGATTATTTAAAGAGAAAAAGATTGTGGGTTATGTTAACTTGTCAACCTGCTTGAGAGTAGAATACTACTTAGATTTAGATAAAAACTATTCAGTGGCAGATTTTCAAAAAGATATAGGATTAAAAGATATTTTTATAAAGCAAGGGCATGATGCTGTAAACTATCTTTTTAGAGTTACTTGTGGTTTTGAATCTGTTATAAAAGGTGAGGATCAAATTTTAGCTCAAATAAAAAAAGCTCAATTAACAAGTATGGAAAATAAAATATCAAGCTCTAATATTAATGTTATTTTTAATAAAGCAATAGAGTTGGGAAAAAAATTTAGAAATAAAAGTAAAATATGTCATAATGCTTTATCTTTAGAAGCAATATCTTTAAAATTTATCAAGAATAGAGTTTCAGAGTTAAAAGATAAGAAAATTCTTATTTTAGGAGTAGGAGATTTAGCAAGAGATATAATGGAGCTTATAACAAAAGAGGAATACAAAAGCTTAACTATAACAAATAGAAGTTATCATAAAGCTTTAGAGGTTAGTAATATTTATAATGCAGATGTGATAAGTTTTGAAAATAAATTGGAAGAAGTTGCAAAAAGTGATGTAATAATATCAGCAACTTCAGCTCCTCATGCAATTATAAAAAAAGAAGAGATACAACCTTTGTTAAATAAAAATAAAGAGTATGTATTTTTAGATTTAGCAGTTCCTAGAGATATTGAAGAAGAGCTTAATGAATTAAAAAACATAAATTTATACAATATAGATGATGTTTGGGGAGTGTATTATGAAAATTTAGAAAATAGGGAAAATTTATTAACTAAATATGAATATATGCTTGGTGAACAGATGATAAACTTAAAAAAATGGTTTGAATACAAAGAAGGGATAGCATAA
- the hemL gene encoding glutamate-1-semialdehyde 2,1-aminomutase, with amino-acid sequence MRYSNSEKIYEKAVKIIPGGVNSPVRAFKSVDKTYPIFVNRGKGSKIYDEDGNEYIDYICSWGPLILGHNNERVLKGVREAIELGSSFGLPTKMEVELAELVCKCYPSMDMIRFTTSGTEATMAAVRVARAFTNRNKILKFEGCYHGHSDSLLVSSGSGLLTDGYQDSNGITEGVLKDTLVAPFGNIQKVKEILETKEVACLIMEPVPANMGLINSSKEFLQAMRDICDETGTLLIFDEVISGFRVALGGAQEYYGITPDITTLGKIIGGGYPVGAFGGKKEIMDMIAPVGRVYHAGTLSGNPVAVRAGFEMVSHLLENRETLYKELEEKVIYMTDSIEKIAKKYDVPIKINKLGSLFTIFFSDLDEITDLEHVINSNTTHYSIYFNTLLDNGVVAPPSKYEAHFVSVAHTKEDLDRTLEVIDMAFKKIGETNGK; translated from the coding sequence GTGAGATATAGTAATTCAGAGAAGATATATGAAAAAGCTGTGAAGATTATACCAGGAGGAGTAAATAGTCCTGTTAGAGCTTTTAAATCAGTTGATAAAACATATCCAATTTTTGTAAATAGAGGAAAAGGATCAAAGATATACGATGAAGATGGGAATGAATATATTGATTATATTTGTTCATGGGGTCCACTTATTTTAGGGCATAATAATGAAAGAGTTTTAAAAGGTGTTAGAGAAGCTATAGAGTTAGGAAGTTCGTTTGGACTACCAACTAAAATGGAAGTTGAATTGGCTGAATTAGTATGTAAGTGTTATCCATCAATGGATATGATAAGATTTACAACTTCTGGAACTGAAGCAACTATGGCAGCAGTTAGAGTTGCAAGAGCCTTTACAAATAGAAATAAAATATTAAAATTTGAAGGATGTTATCATGGACATTCAGATTCACTATTAGTTAGTTCTGGATCAGGATTATTAACAGATGGATATCAAGATAGTAACGGAATAACAGAGGGAGTATTAAAAGATACATTAGTTGCTCCTTTTGGTAATATTCAAAAAGTTAAAGAGATTTTGGAAACTAAAGAAGTTGCGTGTTTAATAATGGAGCCAGTACCGGCTAATATGGGACTTATAAATAGCTCGAAAGAATTTTTACAAGCTATGAGAGATATATGTGATGAGACAGGAACTCTTTTGATATTTGATGAGGTAATATCTGGATTTAGAGTTGCTTTAGGAGGAGCTCAAGAGTATTATGGAATAACTCCAGATATAACAACTTTAGGTAAAATAATAGGTGGAGGTTATCCTGTAGGAGCTTTTGGTGGAAAAAAAGAGATTATGGATATGATTGCACCTGTTGGAAGAGTTTATCATGCAGGAACTCTATCTGGAAATCCTGTTGCTGTTAGAGCAGGATTTGAAATGGTAAGTCACCTATTGGAAAATAGAGAAACTCTATATAAAGAGTTAGAGGAAAAAGTTATATATATGACTGATTCAATAGAGAAAATTGCAAAAAAATATGATGTACCTATTAAAATAAATAAATTAGGTTCTTTATTTACAATATTCTTTAGTGATTTAGATGAGATAACAGATTTAGAGCATGTTATAAACTCTAATACAACACATTATTCAATATATTTTAATACATTACTAGACAATGGTGTAGTTGCACCACCTTCAAAATATGAGGCACATTTCGTATCAGTAGCTCATACTAAAGAGGATTTAGATAGAACTTTAGAGGTTATAGATATGGCATTTAAAAAAATTGGTGAAACTAATGGAAAGTAA
- a CDS encoding tRNA1(Val) (adenine(37)-N6)-methyltransferase, which yields MTLNENEVINNLLNKNLKIIQRPDYFNFSLDSLLISNFISLTRGTNKILDLGTGNGAIPLFLSQRTKAKITGIEIQEISANLAKRNVELNNLQEQIRIIHDDMKNWKKHFENGSQDVVITNPPFFKFHGNENQLNNLDQLTLARHEITIDLEELIGVASKLLKDKGYFAMVHRPDRFLEIVDAMRKYGISPKRVQFCHSKLDKPAKILLIEGIRNGKDSLTILPPFISHDMDGKYSKEVLDLFQDLKIEKD from the coding sequence ATGACACTTAATGAAAACGAAGTTATAAATAATTTATTAAATAAAAATTTAAAAATAATTCAAAGACCTGATTATTTTAATTTTTCTTTAGATTCACTTTTAATATCTAACTTTATATCTCTAACAAGAGGTACAAACAAAATACTAGATTTAGGAACTGGAAATGGAGCGATACCTCTTTTCCTATCTCAAAGAACCAAAGCTAAAATTACTGGTATTGAAATTCAAGAAATTTCTGCTAATTTAGCAAAGAGAAATGTTGAACTAAACAACTTACAAGAACAAATAAGAATTATTCATGATGATATGAAAAATTGGAAAAAACATTTTGAAAACGGTTCTCAAGATGTTGTTATAACAAATCCACCATTCTTCAAATTTCATGGAAATGAGAATCAATTAAATAATTTAGATCAACTTACTTTAGCTCGTCATGAGATAACTATTGATTTAGAGGAGCTTATCGGGGTAGCTTCTAAACTTTTAAAAGATAAAGGATATTTTGCAATGGTTCATAGACCTGACCGATTTTTAGAGATTGTTGATGCTATGAGAAAATATGGTATCTCACCTAAAAGAGTTCAATTTTGTCATTCAAAACTTGATAAACCTGCTAAAATTCTTTTAATCGAAGGAATTAGAAACGGTAAAGATTCTTTAACTATTCTTCCACCTTTTATATCTCACGATATGGATGGTAAATATTCAAAAGAGGTTTTAGATCTTTTCCAAGATTTAAAAATAGAAAAAGACTAG